The Syntrophus gentianae nucleotide sequence GTCTCACCCGTTCATACTCCGCTTCATTTTCATATAATGTCCGGGTTGTGTGCCCGATGATTTCGGCCTCGGAATATCCGGTGATATCACACCAGGCTTGGTTGACACTCTGAAAAACACGGCCCTTCATGAGGGAAAGACCCACAGGAGCCGCCTTGAAAGTGGCACGGAGAGTATCTTCAGCCTTTTTGCGCTCGCCGATATCGCGGATAATTGCCCACATGGCGGATGGTTTGCCCGCATAATCCCGAAGTAAGGATGTACGCAATTCAACGGGCAATACCGTGCCGTCCTTTCTGCGGTATTCCTTTTCATAGACATCTGAATATCCCCTCGGAATAACCTGTTTTTCTATGATCTCGGCTTCGAGAGCATGCCATTTTTCCGGGGTGATATCTCTAAAGTTCATCATTTTAAGTTCTTCAGATGTATAGCCGAGCATTTCCACATAAGCGTCATTGAATTCCCTGATCGTACCGTCCAGGTCGACTCTGGCAAAAGCATCCCGCATGCTTTTATGAAGGAGGCGATAGTTAGCTTCTGATTTTCGGAGGGCTTCCTCTGCCTGTTTGAAATCATCGATATCCGTGGCTATGCATAGACATTGCGCGGCCTTGCCATCGTAATCACGAAGCACGCTCCCCTGAATAAGAAACCAGCGGTAATTCCCATTGACGGAACTGCGCAACCGGCAAGGCGATTGATAAACACTCCCGGAACGGATCATTTCCTGCCATCGCCGCTGTAACTGCAGCCTGTCTTCAGGGTGAATAATCTGCCATATTTCTTCAGCAGTGACTCCTTTCAAGCCCGTGTACTCAACAAACCGGGGATTATGGTAGATCGAACTGCCATCCGCACCGACAATCCAGACCAATTGATTCATCGCTTCCGCAATGCCCCGTAAACGTTCTTCGCTGTTACGCAAAGCCCTCTCCACCTGCTTGTACTCCGCGTCCGATTGTTCCAGTTCTTTGATTTTCTGTTTCAGGGCGTAATTCTCTTCGAGAAGTTCCTGATTTGTCCTGGATGGATCGTGCATTTCCTGCTCCTCTGACATGAATAAAAGGCGTAGGTTAATGATAAATAATCAACTACAATTTATGTTAAATATTAACATCTTGATTGGATGGCGCATAGTTTTAAATTTTAAGACAGACCGATCTTTTTTTCATGTGCAGTCTCGCGGCACCCATTGCTGGCGAATACTGAAGGTCTGTCTACTGCCTTTCCTCCACCCATGCCTTCGCTCCATACCTACGCAAATATATATCCGGAAGCGAGGGGGCATGGCGAATGGATCTGAAGCCGAGGGATTATTCTTTCGATATCGGGCCGATGGGCGCCATTGGCGAGCAGGGTTCGCATCTGTTGCGCGTCAATCGAAACTGCCCGTGAAACGATCCGCGTCCTGAACGAAATACAGCCCCAGCTCGTGAGGCTCAGGAACCTGGCGATTCAGATGGATTTGAAACATTTTTAAAGAGGTGTCCCTGGCGGCGGTGGCTGCAGTTGAACCAGACGGAATAGCCCGTTAAGAACCCTAATGACTGTAGAGACTGAATCCGGTCCTGTGCGGCGAGGCAGATGAGTATGTGACCATGTTTGTTGATGGTGCAGCATGGCATACAGGATATGGAATATAGCCACAAATTCAAGTCTAATTTTATATCGGCAGCAGTTCCGATAATTACCGGAAATAGTATGTGGTTAGGAAATTGATCTGAAATTCCTTATCCCCTCCATCGAATGACTTTTTAATAGAGACTGAGAAGCTCAACGGCTGCAGTTTAAACTGCTTGGTAATGGCAAACTTTGCCGAGTGTGTCCAATAATCGTCGTTTTCAAAATCGACCTTGGCCTCGTATCGTGCAGTTACGGCCCAGTAACGCGGCAGCACGTACGTTGCGGGGAAGTACATCTCTAGAAAGTTCTGCGGCGCAGCGCCGTGTACCTCGGCGACCGATTTGTTGTACTCAAAGGAAGGACTGAGCGTCAGCCGTTGTGTCACATCCCAAGCAACGGTCCCAAACAGTTGGGGGCGCCACGCGTTGCTGCCCAGGTCATCGTCGGCGGAAGGGAAACGCATTTCAACACCGACAGCGGTGCGCCACGACTTGCTGAACCGGAAGGCAGTGCCCATCGCCAGCTTAATGTCACCCAGCCCCTGCTCGTTCGAGTCCCCGGCTTCATCGCCGGCGATGTTGAACTTGTACGGCACTTTAAGCCGCACCCCCCAGTCCTGACTGTCCGAGAGGCGCCACGCCCATAATGCGCCCAGCGTCTCTTCAATATCGTGGCGACCGTCGTTATATTTGTTCCATTCAGTATCGGACCAGACTCGTCGTTTGAGAATAGTCGGGTCTTCCTGCGCTTTCACCTCCTCCATGATGGTCTGCTCGGTTGCACCCACAGAGGCAGATTCCGCCAGGCTCATTGTTGGTGTAAGCACGGCAACCGCAGCAACGCTAAAAATGATGAGCATTGCGCGTTTCATGTGTATAGTGGCAGGGGCCACATTAATTCCCCCCCCCCTTTTTCTGCAAGAGGATACAATATTTGGGCTGTCCTGGAAGCGTCGCCACGGTTTCTATTGACCCCGTGGCTTTTGTGACGGGCACTGTTGAGAATGACAGCCTTAAACGCCGCCCAAGGCAGAATCTCTTCAAAACCTCCTTTGGGAATTCAATTTTTTCTGTACGAATCCCCGCTTTCAATCGTTATATGGTGAGTGTGGTTAGCCACGCGATCCAGAGCGAAATTGGCCATGACAGGGTCCGCAAAGAGAGGCACCCAATCCTGGGGCGGCCGATTGCCTGAAATGACAATAGACGCCTTCTGCTACCTTTAGCTTTCTGTAACGACTTCATAAAAGTCTTCAGCTTGGGTAGCATTCAATGCAATTAACCCGAAATCATCGATGATGAGAAGATCGGGCCTGACATATCTTTTGATAAACCTCTCCCAGGAGAGATCCGCCCGACCGGCCAGGAGGGATCTAAGCATTTTTATAACTTTGACGAAAGGTACATCATATCCCCCGACGGCAGGCTTCATGTCCCAGGGCTTGAGCGATATGAGATTTACCCCGGCAGGACCGTAGATCAGGACATGTTCATTTTATTTCGATAAACAGGCAGGGGGACAGATCTTTAATGGTTTTTTTTCTGATTCTGGAGTTAAAGGAAAAATCGAGTCCTTTGAATGTCTTCTCTTCTTCGAAAGAAGCCCTCTTCAACCCGCTCGCCAGCTTGCGAGCTTCTCTTCTCTTAATTTCATCCTTGATCACCCCTTGCAGGAAGGATAGTTGGAGAAGTTCTTCTTCGATCTCGTTCATGCTAATCTCTCTCTTGGCCGATTCATTTTTTTATTTCCCGCCCGAGCCTTTTCTCAACCGATTTGATCTTCTCCGAGATACGCTCCGATTTTCCCGGCCGGTCGTCAATCGACAGGGATGTCAGCACCCTCGATGCACGCCTCAACGCCTCTTCATGGCATTTTCTGATGAGGGGGATCACCTCATCCCATTCTCCTTCTACAACAGTCCCCATGGGATTCGTTCTGTAGGAAAGACCGCTTTCATCGACAATCCGGATGACTTCGGCAACCCCTTCACTGAGACTCTCACCGGTTCCAATGGGCACGATCGTGAACTGGACGAGCATAATCAATCTCCTTAGAAAATAAGTAATGCTAACACTGGAAAATCTTCAACGCAAATCTCTTTTCGTCTTGTTCTGCGATTACTTGTGTAAAGAAAAAAATGAAGGATTTGAAGAAACAAAACAGCACCAGATAAGGTAAAATTTTCTTGACTTCTCCAGCATTAAGCATATTTTAATTAATGTAATTGACATCTGTATCGGTAAATTTCTCTTTGGCATGAGGGAAAGAAAATGCTGACAAAGCCCTGCCCATTACAGTGAGGCGGGGCTTTTTGTTTTAAATGGAAATGATTTAGGGAATGCGGCAACTTAATTTTCAAGGATGGAGAAATATATGAATATACACATTTTGGAACCATTGAATAAATTTGTGAAGTTACAAGATGGCGAATGGGAAAGCGGTTGGTGGAGCATTGATGAAAATAAGGCAAAAGAACTGGTCGGCGGTGAAATTTATTTTCACAAAAAACTACAGGAACCATCTTTTTTCGGGGGAAAAATTGGTGGATACCGAATTGAGGAAGACGGCCAGCACCAGGGAAACATTGTTTTTATATTTCAATATCATGCAGAATGCCGAAATGTTAGGACAGACAAAAATGGATGGTCTAAAAAAATGAAGATCATTACCCCGGAATGACGATCAGGATCTGACACTTTCCTTCTCTGAAGGTGCTGGACGGTCTGATGGGGTTATTAATCCGGCCGGATGAGAGGGCAGATATCTCCAGTTTATTGCACGGCTCAACAACAAATGTCGGAACCAGCGGTAAACTGTATTTTTTCATCCGATTTCGATTGTTCCAGCCACATGGTTCTGAGGATGAGCCCCGGAGATACGGGTTGGTGCAAGCGTGTTACGGATCGATCTTAAAGCATACTCAATTTCTGAACATTGGACCGCCAGGGCCGAGATGGCAGGAGTAGCAGCCAAACCCTCTGCGGGTGATAATACTGAAGCTCTTCAGTCCCAGTGCTTCGCTCATCGCCGGCACCAGGCTGTCCAGTTTCAGACGCGTGGTGTCCGGATGTTTCGCAAACTCAGGCCCGAGAAGCAACTCTCCGCTCAGCCGCGGCAGGTGGGCGCCGGGCATGCGAAAATTTACAGCAACCGGATCCGGGCCGTGACACAGCGTGCAGTCGATCCGGGAATAGTGATGCGGCCGCCAGGTACGAAACACCTGGGCGGCGCGTGGCAGGACGACATCTTCCATGTGCTTCTTCTTCTGGTCAATGCTCATCTGCGTCCAGGCGAGGCGATCTCCGGACATTCCTACCGGACCAACGCGTTTGGGATAACAGCTGGCCAATGCCAGGATGGCGATGACAAAACCAATTCCTAAAAGCCAATTCCAACGGTTGTTTCCCGCCATCGATCCTCCCATGATTTGTGTGGTTTAGCATGCGCTTCTTTTGGATCTTCCCTAACATATTATTCATTCGCAATCTATTGCACAAGCGAGAATTCTTTCAGTAAGGCGATTTCAAAAAGCGATATAGGCACTTTTGTCATATAAGTATTTTTCCATCCTCTATCCCCGGTTTCGTTCAATCATGAGCGGCTTAAAGATGCCAGGAAAAGCAACGTGTGTGTATATTTTATCGTTGCATTTCATTTCCCGGGATTTATTGACAACTGAAAATGTCGTTCCTATTACAGGAGAGACATGAATTGCTTAATCAGTGTCTGCTTTTATCGGAATCAGAATCTCGTTCCGCCGCAGGAACCACGGGGAAAAAGGTGAGTTGTACCGGGCCCATAGGGGCTCGCCCGCAATGCTTAGGCCCTGTTCGCGAATCCAAGACTCCAGTTCCAGCTTGTATCGAAGGTAGTTCTTCTCACTCCAGAAACCGGAGTAGCGTACTGCGGCCATCCTGCGGGCGGGAACATGGCGCAACGTGACCCTGGGATCCTCCGGTTCTGGAAGTGTTTCCAGGGTGTACGAAGTCGGCATCATGAAACTCACCGCCCA carries:
- a CDS encoding PAS domain S-box protein — encoded protein: MHDPSRTNQELLEENYALKQKIKELEQSDAEYKQVERALRNSEERLRGIAEAMNQLVWIVGADGSSIYHNPRFVEYTGLKGVTAEEIWQIIHPEDRLQLQRRWQEMIRSGSVYQSPCRLRSSVNGNYRWFLIQGSVLRDYDGKAAQCLCIATDIDDFKQAEEALRKSEANYRLLHKSMRDAFARVDLDGTIREFNDAYVEMLGYTSEELKMMNFRDITPEKWHALEAEIIEKQVIPRGYSDVYEKEYRRKDGTVLPVELRTSLLRDYAGKPSAMWAIIRDIGERKKAEDTLRATFKAAPVGLSLMKGRVFQSVNQAWCDITGYSEAEIIGHTTRTLYENEAEYERVR
- a CDS encoding transporter, which translates into the protein MLIIFSVAAVAVLTPTMSLAESASVGATEQTIMEEVKAQEDPTILKRRVWSDTEWNKYNDGRHDIEETLGALWAWRLSDSQDWGVRLKVPYKFNIAGDEAGDSNEQGLGDIKLAMGTAFRFSKSWRTAVGVEMRFPSADDDLGSNAWRPQLFGTVAWDVTQRLTLSPSFEYNKSVAEVHGAAPQNFLEMYFPATYVLPRYWAVTARYEAKVDFENDDYWTHSAKFAITKQFKLQPLSFSVSIKKSFDGGDKEFQINFLTTYYFR
- a CDS encoding ATP-binding protein, with protein sequence MNEIEEELLQLSFLQGVIKDEIKRREARKLASGLKRASFEEEKTFKGLDFSFNSRIRKKTIKDLSPCLFIEIK
- a CDS encoding MTH1187 family thiamine-binding protein, whose translation is MLVQFTIVPIGTGESLSEGVAEVIRIVDESGLSYRTNPMGTVVEGEWDEVIPLIRKCHEEALRRASRVLTSLSIDDRPGKSERISEKIKSVEKRLGREIKK